In Pseudomonas abieticivorans, the genomic window CTGGCGCTGGAAGCGCTCGCTGGCGACGATCTTGATGCCGTGCTCGGCGGCCAGGGCGCTGGTGACCTTGGCCCAGTTTTCACCGTAGGGGTCGGCGGTGCCAATCAACGCGAGGGTCTTGATGCCCTTGGCGTCCATGTTCTGGAACAGCGCCTTGGCAATCAGGTCGTCGTTCTGGGTGGTCTTGAATACCCACTTCTTGTCGGCCGTCATCGGCACCACCACGGCGGCCGTGCCTACCGGTGCCAGCAGCGGCACCCCGGCTTCGGCGGCGAACTGGATCACGCCCATGGCGTTGGGCGAGCCACTCGGGCCGATGATCGCATCCACATTGTCTTCGCTGATCAGCTTCTTCAGCGCCTTGACCGTGGCAGTGGGGTCGCTGCCGTCATCCAGGTCGATGTAGGTGATCTTCTGGTCGCCCGCCATGCGCGGCAACAGCGCCACGGTGTTCTTCTGCGGGATGCCAACCAGGGCGATGGGCCCGGTGGCCGAGGTGATCACGCCCACCTTCACGTCGGCCTGGGCAAGGCCTGCACAGGCGGCACTCAACAACAAGGTAGACACAGCTTTCTTCAAGCGCATGGGTTTCTCCGAAGCGTGAGGAGGGCGAAGCCGGGTTCGGGAACTGACTTCAGCAAAGGTGACAGGGCGATAGCAGGTTGCATGCCAGCAACGGGCTGTGCGCCGTGCCGAGGCGGTGCCCGGCGTAGTAGTTGAGCCGGGTCGGCTGTGCGGAATTTCTTACGATGCGCGCGTGGGCAAAGGTCGAGTGAAAACCCCTTGGAGGCGAGCAGGGGCAAGGCTTTGCCGAGCGGTGGATGGCGATAAAAAGCGCTTTGTTTTTTTGAATTTATTTAGCGATTTTTACCGTAAAAATCCGCTTATTTTTTACGGTAAATTTCCATTAAATATTTATCCAGTTCAGGGCTCGTCTACCTAGGTTCGAGCACGGTGGTAGCGGCGTTATTAAGTATAGATATCTCTATAAAAAACATATAAAACAGCTAGTTAAGTCAATTTTTTGCGAGATTAAAGGCATTTCGGCCAGCTTTTGTGCTGTTACCAAAATGCACGTGAACGGTGCATTCGGTAAAAAATTGCACCCAAAATACTCACTTATTTTTTGCCAAAAAATTAATTGACAATTCACGTAAAAATTACGATTTTAGATTTAAGCGCTCGGCAGGCCACGGTCCGTTGAGCTCATGGTGTGTGGCGCCATCGGCGTCGTCTTATTCAATAGGTGATGGCATGACAATCGTCGTCCAAGATTTGGCCCTAGGTGGCAACGGCCTGAGTGTGATGATCAAGGACACCCTTGATATCGCAGGCCACCCTACCTGTGCTGCGAGTGCGGCCCTGGCCGATGCACCTGCCGCCCTGGCGCATGCCCAGGTGGTCAAGGATGTGTTGGCCGCAAACTGCCGAATCATCGGCAAGACCAGCCTGCATGAACTGGCCTTTGGTACCACCGGCATCAACCAGTGGGCCGGTACCGCGCTCAACCCGCTGTACCCGGCGCG contains:
- a CDS encoding ABC transporter substrate-binding protein, encoding MRLKKAVSTLLLSAACAGLAQADVKVGVITSATGPIALVGIPQKNTVALLPRMAGDQKITYIDLDDGSDPTATVKALKKLISEDNVDAIIGPSGSPNAMGVIQFAAEAGVPLLAPVGTAAVVVPMTADKKWVFKTTQNDDLIAKALFQNMDAKGIKTLALIGTADPYGENWAKVTSALAAEHGIKIVASERFQRQDTSVTGQSLKVLASRPDAVLIAAPGSSAVMPQTTLFDQGFRGQVYQTHGAALPDYLKLGGKKVEGTILAASAMLVLDEIPDSNPSKKVASDYIAAYEKLNGSKPATFGANTYDAGLLLQAAIPVAAAKAAPGTPAFRQALRDALEQTHELAGTQGVYTMSAEDHSGFDERGRELIQVKNGTWTLLSH